A region from the Onthophagus taurus isolate NC chromosome 8, IU_Otau_3.0, whole genome shotgun sequence genome encodes:
- the LOC111425580 gene encoding 5'-nucleotidase domain-containing protein 1: protein MLLIVRCCLNSFRRLRFGECHVNSVFSVSRRSYVADKRLIKINRTMNVKLTKHETFKFTDYDCIGFDLDNTICRYKVLNMVRLEYEVLSMFMVDEKGYSPKYLSLPIEDDIDFMLKGLILDVYNGNVLRIDSNAHIIHGSHGTKQLTRNELKQYYGEDCRWHVTDTFAKDPLHTWNGPLSEQLRTLLDYFDMPAGLVFARIVDTLDEENGNKKLDSYSIWPDIVEALTYMFKKEHFMLEKGGYFPNMKNKPEEYIHKCSELLIHWFEKLRSNKKVLFLITGSNVDFASHTAENAMGKNWRDHFDIIIFFAKKPGFFTENRQFIGLNGIEETDPVPDAELKRGSSYSYGNWKGLYSFLSKSCGKENPKIVYIGDNIIQDVYAPAVHGQCDAVAICEELEAEGVYGHNQCHKEKHLLSSKTWGSYFHHKEAEKATIWKEFIRNHAKICIPNLEYVANYPIDHDFLKPDQ from the coding sequence ATGTTGCTGATAGTGCGTTGCTGTTTGAACAGTTTCAGACGATTACGTTTTGGTGAGTGTCATGTGAACAGCGTGTTTAGCGTCAGTCGAAGAAGTTACGTCGCGGATAaacgattaataaaaataaatcgtacGATGAATGTAAAACTAACTAAACACGAAACTTTTAAATTCACCGACTACGATTGCATCGGCTTCGATTTGGATAATACAATATGTAGATATAAAGTATTGAATATGGTAAGGTTAGAATACGAAGTATTATCTATGTTTATGGTGGATGAGAAGGGATATTCACCTAAATATTTGTCATTACCCATAGAAGATGACATAGACTTTATGTTAAAAGGCTTAATTTTGGACGTCTACAACGGTAATGTACTTAGAATCGACTCAAATGCCCACATCATTCATGGAAGTCATGGTACAAAGCAATTAACTAGAAATGAATTAAAGCAATATTATGGGGAAGATTGTCGATGGCATGTAACAGATACATTTGCAAAAGATCCTTTACACACCTGGAATGGCCCTTTATCAGAGCAATTACGTACCTTATTAGATTATTTTGATATGCCTGCTGGTTTAGTATTTGCAAGGATTGTTGATACATTGGATGAGGAAAATGGTAATAAGAAACTTGATAGTTACTCAATTTGGCCGGATATTGTCGAAGCTTTAACttatatgtttaaaaaagaacattttatgttagaaaaaggtggttattttccaaatatgaaaaataaaccCGAGGAATATATCCATAAATGCAGCGAACTTCTTATTCATTGGTTTGAAAAGTTAAGATCTAATaagaaagttttatttcttatcacCGGCTCAAATGTTGACTTTGCTTCTCACACTGCCGAAAACGCCATGGGAAAAAATTGGAGAGATCACTTTGAtatcattatattttttgctaaaaaaccAGGATTCTTTACAGAAAACCGACAATTTATTGGTCTCAATGGGATAGAAGAAACCGATCCAGTACCCGATGCAGAACTTAAACGAGGTAGTTCTTATAGTTATGGTAACTGGAAGGGTTTGTACAGCTTCTTATCAAAATCATGTGGGAAAGAGAATCCTAAAATAGTTTATATTGGTGATAATATAATCCAAGACGTTTATGCACCAGCCGTCCACGGTCAATGTGATGCTGTAGCTATTTGTGAAGAACTGGAAGCCGAAGGAGTTTATGGACACAATCAATGtcataaagaaaaacatttgtTGTCATCAAAAACATGGGGTTCCTATTTCCATCATAAGGAGGCTGAGAAGGCCACCATTTGGAAGGAATTTATTCGAAACCATGCGAAAATTTGCATTCCAAATTTAGAGTATGTTGCAAATTACCCTATTGATCATGATTTTCTAAAACCAGATcagtaa